One genomic region from Candidatus Aminicenantes bacterium encodes:
- a CDS encoding DUF4412 domain-containing protein, translating to MKKFVAVFVVVLLASLSLSAEIYVKTKAHTDPMSMMGQTTPATDTVQEQWLGDGRMAMITTGQIIIIDMAKKKMLWITPASKSYLETALPLDYAKIMPEQMAAMAGMMQATVTVVPTNEKKKIGQWNCTAYTMNMTVMGMAMPMKVWATTDVPFDYAKYAGMMAEMAKGQMRLGDAAVAEMAKIKGFQVASEMNAEIMGAKIHTTSEVLEISQKDAPASIWTVPAGFTKRDKLTMEEVSKR from the coding sequence GTGAAGAAATTCGTTGCCGTTTTCGTCGTCGTCCTGTTGGCGTCCCTGTCCCTCTCGGCCGAAATCTACGTCAAAACCAAGGCCCACACCGACCCCATGTCCATGATGGGGCAGACCACCCCGGCCACGGATACCGTTCAGGAGCAATGGCTGGGCGACGGCCGGATGGCCATGATCACGACCGGCCAGATCATCATCATCGATATGGCCAAGAAGAAGATGCTCTGGATCACGCCCGCCTCCAAGTCCTACCTCGAGACCGCGCTGCCCCTCGACTACGCCAAGATCATGCCGGAACAGATGGCCGCCATGGCCGGGATGATGCAGGCCACCGTCACCGTCGTCCCGACCAACGAGAAGAAGAAGATCGGCCAGTGGAACTGCACCGCGTACACCATGAACATGACCGTGATGGGCATGGCCATGCCGATGAAAGTCTGGGCCACCACCGACGTGCCGTTCGATTACGCCAAATACGCGGGCATGATGGCCGAGATGGCCAAGGGTCAGATGCGGTTGGGCGACGCCGCGGTCGCGGAGATGGCCAAGATCAAGGGCTTCCAGGTGGCCAGCGAGATGAACGCCGAGATCATGGGCGCCAAGATCCATACCACTTCGGAAGTTCTGGAAATCTCCCAGAAGGACGCTCCCGCTTCGATCTGGACCGTTCCGGCCGGCTTCACCAAGCGCGACAAGCTGACCATGGAAGAGGTCAGCAAGCGGTAA
- a CDS encoding 6-bladed beta-propeller, with protein MSRKSMHACLFALWGIALSACNSDVGYSIVNNNVATIRQDFYVNFRKLYSIDVTDISLFNKRNYFKPLIAFDEMENIYIADSYQGKIYKYDNKGRFVKSFGRQGQGPEEFYLISSLLIDEDVLRVFDGGGDIKNITLDGRFISRSRVSIPNRMGVRKLADKYFVMAGETDFKKLKVKISTTDKNMLNFHNIIDYDHKPGIRGTYEYYMFDWLLITKKGELYYPESNLEKYTIVKYDDKGAVLGKINRKYHMDGYSEDAKNRFFKVYKYEIDEGMIEFPPNPPAVNLIFQDLKENIWVLVGETYEDNRNGEFENLVDIFDSGGKIVHSFKTKILSKNCLYNNGKIYRVRSMDETAAEQYIDVYGIEYAPNFAPDGAASSKRGDGNVDF; from the coding sequence ATGAGCAGAAAAAGCATGCACGCTTGCTTGTTCGCATTATGGGGTATTGCATTGTCAGCCTGCAATAGCGATGTTGGATATTCAATAGTCAACAATAACGTAGCCACAATCAGGCAAGATTTTTACGTCAATTTTAGAAAGCTTTACAGTATAGATGTTACGGACATCAGTCTGTTCAACAAACGCAATTATTTTAAACCCCTCATCGCCTTCGATGAAATGGAGAACATATATATCGCTGACAGCTACCAAGGCAAAATCTACAAGTACGATAATAAGGGTCGTTTTGTTAAATCATTCGGAAGACAAGGTCAAGGTCCTGAAGAGTTTTATCTCATAAGCTCCCTGCTGATCGATGAGGATGTTCTTCGTGTGTTTGACGGAGGCGGGGACATAAAAAACATCACCTTGGATGGACGTTTCATCTCGCGCAGCCGAGTGTCCATACCGAACAGAATGGGGGTCAGAAAGCTTGCTGACAAATATTTTGTTATGGCGGGCGAAACAGATTTCAAAAAACTGAAAGTAAAAATCTCTACAACCGATAAGAACATGCTGAATTTCCATAACATAATCGACTACGATCATAAGCCGGGAATAAGAGGGACATACGAATATTATATGTTTGATTGGCTGTTGATAACGAAGAAAGGCGAGCTTTATTATCCGGAAAGCAATCTGGAAAAATATACAATCGTCAAATACGACGACAAGGGAGCCGTGTTGGGGAAAATCAACAGAAAGTATCATATGGACGGTTATTCAGAAGACGCGAAAAATAGATTTTTTAAAGTATATAAATACGAAATCGACGAAGGGATGATTGAGTTTCCGCCGAATCCTCCGGCCGTTAATCTGATATTTCAGGATTTGAAGGAGAATATTTGGGTTCTCGTCGGGGAAACCTATGAGGACAACAGGAACGGCGAGTTTGAAAATTTAGTCGATATCTTCGACAGCGGCGGGAAAATCGTCCATTCCTTCAAGACGAAAATATTGTCAAAAAATTGCTTATATAATAATGGGAAAATATACAGAGTCAGGTCGATGGATGAAACTGCGGCCGAGCAGTATATCGACGTGTACGGAATCGAGTATGCGCCGAACTTCGCTCCGGATGGCGCGGCAAGCTCGAAGCGCGGCGACGGGAATGTGGACTTCTAA
- a CDS encoding DUF4147 domain-containing protein, producing the protein MTRTLLESAKQISASALDAVNPERLVRDGLRLERGWLEIQGRRFDLSEFAAIDVLAFGKAAVGMARTAAEILEGKLRRGLLVTPPGPAPALPGFTRLEGSHPHPDARSEAAGRAALELARGSGPFDLLLLLVSGGGSALLAVPLPGLELQAKADLARELMARGADIRELNAVRKHLSAIKGGGLAAAAAGQVVNLLLSDVPGDDPEVIASGPGCPDASTFADAAAVLQRFGLWDEPPAGVRETIEAGLHGRIPETLKKGDPAAGRISTFIIGRNATALAAARREAEALGYRASILAAGDSGEARDAAARYVPAILAAARALRPGDRPIALIAGGEHTVTVHGRGLGGRNQEFVLAALVDLDRQARAGEKTNPAAFGAFARTGRLYGRDWLVMSFGTDGIDGPTPAAGAWGGPDVLARVKSVGMNMETRLEDNDSYRFFQKTGGLYMTGPTGTNVMDVRLFLTA; encoded by the coding sequence ATGACCCGGACTTTGCTCGAGTCGGCCAAACAAATTTCGGCATCCGCCCTCGATGCCGTCAATCCCGAACGCCTGGTCCGGGACGGCTTGCGCCTGGAGCGAGGATGGCTCGAGATCCAGGGCCGCCGGTTCGATCTTTCGGAGTTCGCCGCCATCGACGTCCTGGCCTTCGGCAAGGCGGCGGTGGGAATGGCACGGACGGCGGCCGAGATTTTGGAGGGGAAGCTGCGGCGGGGCCTGCTTGTTACGCCGCCCGGCCCGGCGCCCGCTCTGCCGGGCTTCACCCGCCTCGAGGGGTCCCATCCCCACCCGGACGCCCGGAGCGAAGCCGCCGGCCGGGCGGCCCTGGAGCTGGCCCGCGGGTCCGGTCCCTTCGATCTCCTGCTCCTGCTCGTCTCGGGCGGCGGATCGGCCCTGCTGGCAGTCCCGCTCCCCGGCCTCGAGCTGCAGGCCAAGGCCGACCTGGCCCGCGAGCTCATGGCCCGCGGTGCCGACATCCGCGAGCTCAACGCCGTCCGCAAGCATCTTTCGGCCATCAAGGGCGGCGGCTTGGCCGCCGCGGCGGCGGGGCAGGTCGTCAACCTTCTCCTGTCCGATGTCCCCGGCGACGATCCTGAAGTCATCGCTTCGGGCCCGGGCTGCCCGGACGCTTCAACTTTCGCCGACGCCGCCGCCGTTCTGCAGCGCTTTGGCCTCTGGGACGAGCCGCCGGCCGGCGTCCGCGAGACGATCGAAGCGGGGTTGCACGGCCGGATTCCGGAAACGCTCAAGAAAGGCGACCCGGCCGCCGGCCGCATCTCGACGTTCATTATCGGCCGCAACGCCACGGCGCTGGCGGCTGCCCGGCGCGAGGCGGAAGCCCTGGGCTATCGGGCTTCGATCCTGGCGGCCGGCGATTCGGGCGAGGCCCGCGACGCGGCCGCCCGTTATGTCCCCGCCATTCTGGCCGCCGCCCGAGCCCTGCGGCCGGGCGACCGGCCCATCGCCCTGATCGCCGGCGGCGAGCATACGGTCACGGTGCACGGTCGGGGGCTCGGCGGGCGCAACCAGGAGTTCGTCCTGGCCGCCCTGGTCGATCTGGATAGACAGGCCCGGGCCGGGGAAAAGACGAATCCGGCCGCGTTCGGCGCGTTTGCCCGAACGGGGCGTCTTTATGGGCGGGATTGGCTGGTCATGAGCTTCGGCACCGACGGTATCGACGGTCCGACCCCCGCCGCCGGCGCCTGGGGCGGGCCGGATGTGCTGGCCCGGGTCAAGTCGGTGGGCATGAACATGGAAACCCGCCTGGAGGACAACGATTCCTACCGGTTTTTCCAAAAGACCGGCGGCCTTTATATGACCGGGCCGACCGGGACCAACGTCATGGACGTACGGCTGTTCCTGACGGCCTGA
- a CDS encoding lysylphosphatidylglycerol synthase transmembrane domain-containing protein, which translates to MAGRRKTFWTLLKLGFSVGVLAWVLSRFDLASIARHLRHAAWPWLAVAFALNAVGLLIRAYRWRILALARGDDLPIAFLFRSCLIGEFFNSFLPTNFGGDAYRIWDGSRQSRSLVRSSAIVIVERMSGILILLFFAVIASLLRLDMVRRVPLIAVSLLLGIGGFAVLGLFFLPAVGRRLQRPPAAGPLRKAMIKAAEFRSVIVGYRDHPRDFLRATAWAFLLQLNVILYYFLIGRALGLRVPALDYFVFIPLVLLIQLLPISINGLGVREVAYIEIFKFYGVAGEMALSFSIIGIAFGLLVSVVGGILLATRK; encoded by the coding sequence ATGGCCGGACGCCGCAAAACCTTCTGGACGCTGCTTAAGCTCGGCTTCAGCGTCGGAGTGCTGGCCTGGGTCCTGTCGCGCTTCGACTTGGCCTCGATCGCCCGCCACCTGCGCCATGCAGCCTGGCCCTGGCTGGCCGTCGCCTTCGCCCTGAACGCCGTCGGCCTCCTCATCCGGGCCTACCGCTGGCGGATTCTGGCCCTGGCCCGCGGCGACGACCTACCGATCGCCTTTCTCTTCCGCTCCTGCCTGATCGGCGAGTTCTTCAACAGCTTCCTGCCGACCAACTTCGGCGGCGACGCCTACCGCATCTGGGACGGCTCGCGGCAGTCCAGGTCGCTCGTCCGCTCATCGGCCATCGTCATCGTCGAGCGGATGAGCGGCATCCTGATCCTTCTCTTTTTCGCCGTGATCGCCTCCCTCCTGCGGCTGGACATGGTCCGCCGCGTGCCCCTCATTGCCGTCTCGCTCCTGCTGGGAATCGGCGGCTTCGCGGTCCTCGGCCTGTTCTTTCTGCCCGCGGTAGGCCGCCGCCTGCAGCGGCCGCCCGCGGCCGGGCCGCTGCGCAAGGCGATGATCAAAGCGGCCGAGTTTCGAAGCGTCATCGTCGGCTACCGGGACCACCCCAGGGACTTCCTGCGGGCTACGGCCTGGGCCTTTCTCCTCCAGCTCAACGTCATCCTGTATTACTTCCTGATCGGCCGGGCTCTGGGGCTCCGCGTCCCGGCCCTCGACTACTTCGTCTTCATCCCGCTCGTCCTGCTGATCCAGCTCCTCCCGATCTCGATCAACGGCCTGGGCGTCCGCGAGGTGGCCTATATCGAGATCTTCAAGTTCTACGGCGTGGCCGGGGAGATGGCCCTGTCCTTCTCCATCATCGGGATCGCCTTCGGCTTGCTCGTCAGCGTCGTGGGCGGCATCCTCCTCGCGACGCGCAAATGA
- a CDS encoding peptidoglycan DD-metalloendopeptidase family protein — MKLAAAALALSLGLGLASAPAVSPDQSQSGATAYEQSLDKVRRDIDSLRKKLKEDEAKEQTTLNRLDRIGITGSLLRNEGRMLTLQLDKNRADLEAARRRIPELEARLGSEREALTRVLVTLYKYGRFRFARFLLQARDLKSLAVENKRLTILAAAQNSMIEDYGRNLTELGRAAAALAAKEKETALLLGRASAKKAELDREEGKARTLVAQIRADKQSYEKALGELARRAQELQVMIQRLQSQDYAPPFTPIPMAERKGRLTWPTRGKVLQAFGVQVHPQFNTVTMNNGVEIAPPDGDLAVRAVHDGRVAFAELFPAYGNLLIINHGDGYHSLYGHLSEFLVKSGDYVIAGQPVAIAGDTGSLVGVSVYFEIRHLTKPVDPLQWLSRR, encoded by the coding sequence ATGAAGCTCGCGGCAGCCGCTCTTGCCTTGTCTCTCGGCCTCGGACTGGCTTCCGCCCCGGCCGTCTCCCCGGACCAGTCCCAATCGGGAGCCACGGCCTACGAACAAAGCCTGGACAAAGTTCGGCGCGATATCGACAGCCTCCGCAAGAAGCTGAAAGAGGACGAGGCCAAGGAGCAGACGACCCTCAACCGGCTGGACCGGATCGGCATCACCGGAAGCCTCTTGCGCAACGAGGGCCGGATGCTGACCCTGCAATTGGACAAAAACCGGGCCGATCTCGAAGCGGCCCGCCGCCGTATCCCCGAGCTCGAAGCCCGGCTGGGCTCGGAGCGCGAGGCTTTGACCCGGGTCCTGGTGACGCTCTACAAGTACGGCCGCTTCCGCTTTGCCCGCTTCCTTCTTCAGGCCCGCGACCTCAAGTCCTTGGCCGTCGAGAACAAGCGGCTGACCATTCTGGCGGCGGCCCAGAACTCCATGATCGAGGATTACGGCCGGAATCTGACGGAGCTGGGGCGGGCCGCTGCCGCCCTGGCGGCCAAAGAGAAGGAGACGGCGCTTCTCCTCGGCCGGGCTTCGGCCAAGAAGGCCGAGCTTGACCGGGAGGAAGGCAAAGCCCGGACCCTGGTGGCCCAGATCCGGGCCGACAAGCAGTCCTACGAGAAAGCCCTGGGCGAGCTGGCCCGCCGGGCCCAGGAGCTGCAAGTCATGATCCAGCGGCTGCAGAGCCAGGACTATGCCCCGCCCTTCACTCCCATCCCGATGGCCGAGCGCAAGGGCCGGCTGACCTGGCCGACCCGGGGGAAGGTTTTGCAGGCCTTCGGCGTCCAGGTCCACCCCCAGTTCAACACGGTGACCATGAACAACGGGGTGGAGATCGCCCCGCCGGACGGCGACCTGGCCGTGCGGGCCGTCCACGACGGCCGGGTGGCCTTCGCCGAGCTCTTCCCGGCCTACGGCAACCTGCTCATCATCAACCATGGCGACGGGTATCATTCGCTCTACGGGCATCTCTCGGAATTCCTGGTCAAATCGGGCGATTATGTCATCGCCGGCCAGCCTGTGGCGATCGCCGGCGATACCGGTTCCCTGGTCGGCGTCTCGGTTTATTTCGAGATCCGCCACCTGACCAAGCCCGTCGATCCCTTGCAATGGCTCTCTCGGAGGTGA